Within the Papaver somniferum cultivar HN1 unplaced genomic scaffold, ASM357369v1 unplaced-scaffold_132, whole genome shotgun sequence genome, the region acgaaggaaagttttttttttttatgaaaccgtggaatatctacgattttttttttgtatgtaaaACCGTGACGTGTTCACGGATTTTTTTTTACATGAGTTTTGCTCAcattaaaataacaaaatttttttttacgtgaataattcacgttatatatatatatgaatacatattatattttttttttgaaaagcaaAATCTGAATTTTGAATAATGTTTAaaggtaaacaattatttatgatgaaatattgtttagtTTTCATGATTCTATGGTGAATGTTCGCACAGTAgaagtgttcatgattttatgaaaacctgagtttcgctcgtcttttgtagatttcgaagaaacgagcaagttttgaagtgttaactcttgcataacaatcactactgttagtggaatcgtaaaaaggtaagagttaagaattaccattttcgtAGATGTTTTGCCGTGTGCATAATTCCATCATCTTGTCGAAGTTTGCATCTTATatggatgatatactgaagtagagtATTGTGTGCATGTTACAGCTACctcgcaaggatgtctgactctCAAGAAAATGATGtctccagagatgatacatgcatggatgagacttctattggtgaagaagaagaagagacacctggaatcaagaatgttcTGAATATAGATGATGCGTTTTTTGAGGTTCAGCAGGAAACCGAAAAACGTCTCAAAACCCCAGCGTAtcatcttctgataaatcccagaaatgttactcaaaataaattggtgactcctaagacagtgatccgattttgtcttgaacgaggacttttctttgcatcaatcatagagtttaagatttctcgacgacctttagaaaaattctctggatgggcgagacatatgttgggtttccctcgcGTTAGAGCTATGCTGAATCAGGCACAAGTAACAAGGGCTATTCAAGCATCTGGAGACTTGTTCGTTTTTTATGATGTGCGAGGTATATTggatctacttgctcgttggtgcattccgacccataccttcatatgcaggtggggaaaatttaccatcaccttagaggatgtagttgctttgtcgCATCTCCCAATCACAGGCAATCTCCCTGAGGGTCTTTCATCTAAGGAGATGACagtttctaacatcttgacaaCTGCAATGGAGGAGATTAATAAGGTGTCCGTCAacaaaggttgttatgctcactggttaacacgcTGGTGGCCAATAGATGAGGCCCCCGATAGTCCCGTTTACGGTATGGTGGGAATTTGTTGAAGTCGTTcatgattccctttgctatcaagatggatcaaggtgaacaacttccaaTAGGTAccctattcttgggttctttgtactctaatttAGATTCCTTGATTATAGACCCCAGTGTATcaaatggctttatgaagatcgaatgttatgccaatacgatgtttcttcaagctttgatgtgggaacatttcaagaattacgcacctattccacgtactatcttgcaaggaccgaatgctgatgctcgtcatATTTtctatgagaaagataatgccaggattatgcgctggtctacaaagtaGCCTCGGTTTAagacacgtctcattgatgtgttagataatGAATCTGAGTTCGATTTTCACCCACGGGTGTCAAttccttcttatatttctcaGCTGACAACTTTCAATACTGAAGAGAGTATGGATTTGGCGTCTGGTGCAGGTCTGAGTGATGGCGAGAGATCTTTTATGTTAAGTTGCACCCTTGGTCACTTGTTATCAGCGATATATGGAGAACTTTTagtggaggaatataacattgatagagaaaCTCGATATATGGGCATGGATCAGTGTGTTTCgacttttcgaagaaggaaaccatcggtcgagcaacttaggacccatttagaccgtacacatgtggaaggaagcgaTTATTGGTTCCCTTGCCATGAGAGAATtacgtatgtaactccaggttatatagaCTTTTGGAATCAACAACTTGAGCGGTTACATGATTTCGTGATGATTGGTCAGTCTCCggtgaaagatcctccttctgttgagatgatttctactcgaccaagattgaagcatctctctggtggtgataaacgaaaatcgtctccaggaTGTTCTTAGGTATGCACCTTTGtataatcttcataaaattatgataattgtaCTCTAATCATTGCATCAaattttaccacaggacggtcataatgtaagacctcgaatccatgtagacttctcagaaactgaagcaattattcatggcggagaaggtaGGAGCAaaaattataagctgttacctaacaccataaagtccccagttgtctCGTTGGTGAGTTGTCAGTACTTCTTTTGTTGTGACTTCTTCTCATCCGCATTATTAGGATCAGAAAACCAATATTTattattccgttgcagaatttcACTCCATCGAGTATCGACGGTCTTCAGTTCGCTGTTGGGCAAACAGTTTCTGACTAGAGTGTTGTAGATAAaatgataattgttgagaatatatccaggaggatgtttCCATGGAAGTGGAGAATACTGGTGATGTTCGTTCATCTTGGGAAGTTGGTGACAAAGTGGATTCTCAGAACTCAAGACCGAATGAGAGTAATGATGCTCTTAATACTGCTACAGGCAATCACCGCTCTTTGAAtgcttcagagaccacccaagtaagtatttctcttgcattttatccatagaagtataaacttttcgatttatgaatgaatgcatgagaattcatgtgaatatacgaaaagTTTTTCCAAAAATACGTCACAAGAAATTCCAGAATTCATCCCTTTAGCAAAAACGCAATAGAATCTTCATACGACGTCAGATTTTCGCGATatacccatgtatccttatgcccaggaaatttcctagCTTTGGCAAAGAAGATTttagagttttgagcatgtttagggtctgaaatcagcgaaacagtaaacttccaggagccTTCAGggatttttcagctggcatgtagttagatgttttggccacatctttttactcgttcatccaattgctatgatatttttatatgttgtagataacattcatacaaagagaatggtgtaTAACTAGACCTTATATTCTTCACccattgctcccagttcgtcgttttgtacagggcagtgtaaaatcctcTCAGATTAGCTcgttgtaaaacgtgtttttttatgactttcacgctatttgcccgtgtcttgaatgcataatgatgaacttttATGATGTTATACCACTTGTATGCTTAAGTTTATGATTccatttggtttccatgtttatattgctctaatctcatgtaatcttcgtgttAGGTACTaaatgccgaagttgagaataatggaaccaatAATGATGATTCGAACAACCATGTGGTTATTGATAAAGGGAAAACCACCTCTACACTTCAATTCCATGATGGGATTGCTACTGAAACCATTAAGGAAACTgagacttcaattgttgttgctCCAGTGGCGGAAGAAGCCGAACTACGAGTGGAAGAAACTGTCGCCCTgactgtagaagttgctccagtaattgagaatcgtatagtggtgcatgaatacccgagtgcaggaattgattttgatcctccctttgatgcatcactcccataccacaaactagttggtggattcggcgttcctattggatatgctgacttgtacgagaagatatggaggaaatttggtcacatcatcactaccagagatcccaagcgtgcttattatttaaccatgcaagtaagtgttatcttgcgtgttttaagtgatatatgcgctagggccagaaatactgttactccagatgtactctttgattgggagttcaacttggagaattctgagagactcgacttcaacgtgaagtggcttcgtaagaagataaattCCATTAAGGATTCATGTGataagaacataccctttcccaacgaTGCTGTGATgaagaaggaagacaagattgttaggatgactgaagagctgaatatggagaaggcggccttaaaagtcttgaaggatgcagaggagcgaaaatctttctttgctgattttctttgatttccttttcataatctcttgaacttcagaacttctgagagatgtgaggttttattttggttttgattttttgattggttttggactgGTAgaagattgaggattttcttttggatttgatagagattttctttaagtaaaatgaactgaattttaataattgctgaattcaaatactaaatgcaagtattgcaaatgttttgtagaaattgaaatacaatgaaagaaaatcctaaatgccaaatccatacgtcataaatattcaaacgcctagtacctcaaatgcccaataatttcaggcgtCAAATGCTTTAAGGAAATTCCCGTGTAGCATTGGCACGGACCTACCATCCGTGTTGATCAGCCTGTAGTATCCTCCAACTATGGGTTTAACAACCATGAAAGGTCATTTccaattggagtttcttgcaGAATGAAGGTTgcgcttagttgctttgagaaaTAGGTCTCCTTCATGGAATTTGTTAGGCGTGGTcgtccgcgccttgaatatcttatgttgattcggaattcctcgtgcgGTGGGATTCCATggctgtggcacatatggacactcatgcaaagggGAGTATCCAGAGTACTGTCTGTCATGCTCAGCCATGTCTTCAACAATAAATCTTTTGATAAAATACTAAGTTTGAAGAAACTTTGTattcaaccatttggtgtaatattgtcgcggtgaggctatccactcatagcacTTTGTGACGCTAAGTTGTCAGTGGGAagaagtccccggaccagggaaacatgattaaacattggtagtataggcgcatgaaggggaatcagacttgcctgagtacggaaccttttgatgaaagagtgtgcactttctccaggtttctgtgctaattccaccaaggctttaacttcctccagatgctcgaatgatggagtatcttctatttcttctgaatcAGAGATTTCGTCGACCGAAGGCATTAGAGTCACCTTTCCAGCATGAATTTTAAGGtcatccaagaatcatgtcatatcttggatcttcctagattatataaaacttggtctcagtgcagaccgagTTTTCTTTGACCTTGAGGGTGATGTAGCTGTATGCATCTCTGACTGTCCCTTCATGATCTctgattgacatgggagcatgcgtagcttcctgtcgagtaataccagcggctctgagatttttcaaaggaatgatgttgatggctgtGCCAACATCAACGAAcactcttctgaattcatttcctttgagatgcactgtggtgagcagtcccagtcatacatttctttgtaagTAGATGGAggctcaggaggtacttctgggaTCAATAGACATTTCCCAGATACTATATGATTCAAagccgtgaacatgtctcccatttgagccttcgacagataaagccATTCGCAGACATGTttaattaaggattgaactgtttCCTTGACAGGCGGTTCAGaaagagtgaaggttctgactgggagaggatccttgtggactccttcagtccccaagttaatctCTCCTGATTCAATCTTTTCtttaaatatgcgcttcaaagttctgcaatcacttgtgggatggttgacgaacctatgaaagcgacagtaacgaggattttccatggactcttcagttggttctttcttgacatatggcaacttgattgtgCTTGTCTTGAACCCAGGCATCTAGTAGTTCAATAATCACTTCAatggaaaagggaagtcaggtgCCTCTGGATCAGCTTCCGCGTGTTGAGCAGGAACTTGcgtattatccttcctttgtgcctTTGAAGGAGTCGAAGAAGCATGCTTTCGTTGTGACTCGGATTTCTTttttctcccttctgcaacaacatttgtggagaGTTGGAGGTTGcactgcttgttgatcaagcgTCTTCTACCTCGAGTTTCCCGTGGTTCTTCAACCTTTGTAGTCTTAGCTCTCTCCAGTAAAGCATGTGCAGTAGTTGCTGAactcttagccgcttcatgaagttctgagaaagtctggaacatgAGATTTTTCAATAAAGCCCTATAGACTgaaatcattccattgatgcacaagtccacgagtttttctctgtgacatttggatcatgacagtccaaagcttgaactctgaaccttttcacataatcattaggatgttcgttactcctttgaaacatccttccgagatcagagagggtgatttgctctgaaacgaagaaatactttctgtagaaagcattaaccatttatccccaacttttgatacttcctggtgcgatgttgttttaccaggtatatgctctgcctttcagagactttgaaaattcctttagACGGACaatatggttgtgctcatgttcacccaatgctttcaagaagcgagagacatgttctcgagcgttgcgtgttccatcataaagggtgaatgttggagaggtgtaacctttaggcagaggaatcctttgcataacagcagggtatggaggttggtgatggTGGACATAGGGCATCTTGTCTTTTTCATGATCCTCCAAAagacgttccaggtcttcacgggtgatgaaactggatgGTTCTTTCGCGGGTGGATTCTCTGCAGCCTTAGGAACTTGCTCATCATCTACCACATGGATAGGGGTGACTTCGGGATCAGCGTCCGAAGACGTTtctttggctttgcctttctcctgagttttctctgacatcttgtctgtaagcgtcttgagataattgaataattccttttgagtagtagccatgtcagtctgatttttggcgagagtctcttgcaccttcatgaaatcgcctatggtaggcggattttctttgatttctttaggATACCGACCAAAGAGTGGactgttgatggcgccagtgccgtCACTTGTAGCGGTGATCACCGGAGCGCCAGTGCTTGGAGGAGTAGTGGTGGCAGGTTGCGCTTGAGGAGTGGTAGTTgcaggttgcgccggaggagtggtgttggcagtaccactagagcttgcgatATTAGGGTTGGGTGTCGAACCCGAATTAGTGAcaaacccagacctaagaccagccatctttgtgagaattgagattgcaaccgagagaatgatctcccactatggtcgccaatctgtagatggggaaaaacgagttgctggtttttacggaattgaggagacgaccgtgaaGAGggaactccttgaaccgagcaaactattaaacctcacacagatgcactacaagaagggagtgatttgaattcgagagatcaatctgtaggactccggcctaaaccaagacaatggccgttccagagtcaattcggtcacaagagaggatgggtcaatctgtaggagggaagctgagaaatgtgtgagattaatggtgatcgaagattttaggtgtgttgtgtattcttcgTAAAggaataagataagctctgattgattgaatttgctctgttgagagtaattgctcagacgttgagttgttaatctggtgttgtctgtttgacgaaagctTGTCttgtcttcaatcatgattcagagacttatttatattgctagaattgtaaacaaattgatcccatgaagtgtgacagttgctggagtcaaagagtggggaagtggaaaccgtgttaaaaccagttgctcatcgtgcggagacttggttgattttctacccactactttgataactctttcaactgattgcacgacttgctcacattatcaTCGTGTGTATAAACACACatgccgtaaaccgccagaccaaaaccctagttaatatccccccccatgtaacacgattgatgtctcgtgattgtggagtctgcaaggcagacgtgtatttagttagtcagttgctgacttcgtgggacgatgagtccttgcattgctgagtcgaacaaatgtgatgggactcatgaattgaacgtgtctccTGAGACAAAaatataattgtcgaataaattttgatagttaaggtgaaaattattgttcacttgatgaattgttgaatattgatagttgaaccaacattccttagtctgagcaaatattgctcatttgaacgaatgttgctcgtttgatgaattattggtaacatgaccaaataaaatattaatttaaaatactggaaccgagtattagaatgttgatcacgggatcaacgtaaaattattagtgtttgaatctgctcagaattatgttttgcagagctttggattcgaaaccctaattttgatcaattgctgatcaattgatgatttattgaaaatcaaccacggagtaaaGGAGAGAccgtctacatgggatgatggatcgaccatgtagctccCAAATGCTCGAgtgaaaaaaataccaaagtctcttgaagaccagttggtgaaaagatgattaaatgttggtttaatcatttattcaaacaatgttcctctgaaccttaggtgataaaacctaataaattatgaagagatgaataaccgaccaaggggtcatgaaaccggccctggttggtcacgggatcgactgacgatcgttttatgaaattccaaaattgtttggaagagtttgaacctgatgtgaacaaattaggtcaaatgatgaaagtatgtgggaccggcttcttgcaagccaaagagccaaccttggttggtcaaggtaatATGATCATGTCGACAAAgtttccgtgtctcagtcctgagaattttgatattttctgatgtgcgtttgagcaacattttgagaaaatatgaagaaatcaaggattttcctgaaactgaggaaacttcataagatgaaggaaataataataataaattaaggaatcatgaagtgtgggaccggctatggccaaggcatggccggccggccaataagcccgtcccatggcactttttcctatttttatattatttttcatgattttagggaaataccatgaaatcaaggagtttgttgaaataaaggagttttccttaaagtgaaggagtttccatgagatgagggaaacaaataaaaaaaataataataataaaataagggcgtgtgggaccggccgactagggcatggcctgcTAAGGcctggtcccgtgagttttccctaattttatgtattagttccatgatttgaaggaaacatcatgaaatcaaggaattcatgggatgaaggaaataataataataaaattataaggaatgcaaggtgtgggaccggccacaactagggaatgaccgtccggctagtaggcttggtcccgcacacctttcctaattatttattatttccttgtgaaggaaacaccataaaactgaggagtttccttgaaacgaaggaattttgttcaaatgagggaattttcatgagatcaaggaaaataataaaaatatgataaaatataaaattgggcgtgagactggccacgacacgactggccggccggttggcccagtcccccagcgtcttgattaatattttattatttattattttcttcctatttttgcataggttcatcgttccttcgtgatttggaatgctcgttcgtgcattcgggtgctcgttagtgcaattattgctgaatacacttgcaccattttggtcggggcttactcgatagtggctcagatgcccgtacgttgaatatttattactaacccatggaattctgctgggaaaaccatgaattaaagtaacgaaatattatgaataatgtagaatattttccaggaattcagttaatgaatctgaaaatttaggaataattaattgatgactctatactagtacgatcgtataggagcattaattattcaggaattgagtgatatgagcttgttgaagcgtcatacttcttctatatagtcagggaaaacattgttacatcctgcaGACGTTATTTCTTTATACTAgaaggaaagctgtctaggagccgtctaatcttgcgGTTCTATATAGAATAACTTACTGAAATtgcttagtattcatgagatatgtcgttgcctcatctgagagactacacatctacatatattctgagagacagtattctcagtcagagattcttgtggcatgagctttcatgcttcaaggagagacatgagcc harbors:
- the LOC113332807 gene encoding uncharacterized protein LOC113332807, with amino-acid sequence MAGLRSGFVTNSGSTPNPNIASSSGTANTTPPAQPATTTPQAQPATTTPPSTGAPTFSELHEAAKSSATTAHALLERAKTTKVEEPRETRGRRRLINKQCNLQLSTNVVAEGRKKKSESQRKHASSTPSKAQRKDNTQVPAQHAEADPEAPDFPFPLK